From one Streptomyces sp. NBC_01478 genomic stretch:
- a CDS encoding TerD family protein has translation MAVSLSKGGNVSLTKEAPGLTAVTVGLGWDVRTTTGTDFDLDASAIAVNPEGKVYSEGHFIFFNNKSTPDQTIVHTGDNRTGEGAGDDEAINVNLAGLPADVEKIVFPVSIYDAETRSQNFGQVRNAYIRIVNQAGGAEIARYDLSEDAATETAMVFGELYRNGAEWKFRAVGQGYASGLVGIAQDFGVNV, from the coding sequence ATGGCTGTAAGCCTGTCCAAGGGTGGCAACGTCTCGCTCACCAAGGAGGCCCCGGGCCTGACCGCCGTCACCGTAGGCCTCGGCTGGGACGTCCGCACCACCACCGGCACGGACTTCGACCTCGACGCCTCGGCGATCGCGGTCAACCCCGAGGGCAAGGTGTACTCGGAGGGCCACTTCATCTTCTTCAACAACAAGTCGACCCCGGACCAGACGATCGTCCACACCGGCGACAACCGCACGGGCGAGGGCGCGGGCGACGACGAGGCGATCAACGTCAACCTGGCCGGCCTCCCGGCGGACGTAGAGAAGATCGTCTTCCCGGTCTCGATCTACGACGCGGAGACCCGCTCGCAGAACTTCGGCCAGGTCCGCAACGCGTACATCCGCATCGTGAACCAGGCCGGCGGCGCCGAGATCGCCCGCTACGACCTCTCCGAGGACGCGGCGACGGAGACGGCGATGGTCTTCGGCGAGCTGTACCGCAACGGCGCGGAGTGGAAGTTCCGCGCGGTGGGCCAGGGCTACGCCTCGGGCCTGGTCGGCATCGCGCAGGACTTCGGCGTCAACGTCTGA
- a CDS encoding DUF1266 domain-containing protein: protein MSFGPSPAGFGPPSPPAWTPPTDTERALAEARARGDRTAYYDVLARVRLYYVMSRDAYDAQPDRVHRTFTRDPRTGAERWELFTDGMLPAPRPDVVYSRASLHWIADAWNPRCPPALVINPGTPCELPLPYGPPGTTDWSRAAERLGGAPATSMRLRALHVGGSLHGPVAHGLACGALLCVTNGSLWNAPAWHGHGYDGERRRLREWWGITTRAEWQHHLSNLLACEASSSVWEFALSLRRTIARDFGGHVDTGYWRQAVATVIRANSEGSTVITEDGVTKTDPRPASETEARVEGVQRLIGRITRYEARMRADGILAENRYVTSVEAWDLGRASKMARWGLGARFATLPETESAVVRAGRAAALAYRSWADFSTGYILGRCLHFDEEEFGDWYQDMVSAHRILMSDAGSPWLNIPFR, encoded by the coding sequence ATGTCGTTCGGACCGTCCCCCGCCGGTTTCGGGCCTCCCTCACCGCCCGCCTGGACCCCGCCGACCGACACGGAGCGCGCCCTGGCCGAGGCCAGAGCCCGCGGTGACCGGACGGCGTACTACGACGTGCTGGCCCGCGTCCGCCTCTACTACGTGATGTCGCGCGACGCCTACGACGCCCAGCCCGACCGCGTCCACCGCACGTTCACCCGCGACCCCCGCACGGGCGCGGAACGCTGGGAACTCTTCACGGACGGCATGCTGCCCGCGCCCCGCCCCGACGTGGTGTACTCGCGCGCCTCCCTGCACTGGATAGCGGACGCGTGGAACCCGCGCTGTCCGCCCGCCCTCGTCATCAACCCCGGCACCCCGTGCGAACTGCCCCTCCCCTACGGCCCACCGGGCACGACGGACTGGTCGCGCGCGGCGGAGCGCCTCGGCGGCGCCCCCGCCACCTCCATGCGGCTGCGCGCCCTCCACGTCGGCGGCTCGCTGCACGGCCCCGTCGCCCACGGCCTGGCCTGCGGAGCCCTCCTCTGCGTCACCAACGGCTCGCTGTGGAACGCGCCGGCCTGGCACGGACACGGCTACGACGGTGAGCGCCGGCGGCTGCGCGAGTGGTGGGGCATCACCACCCGCGCCGAGTGGCAGCACCATCTGAGCAACCTGCTCGCCTGCGAAGCCTCCAGCTCCGTATGGGAGTTCGCGCTGAGCCTGCGCCGTACGATCGCCCGCGACTTCGGCGGCCACGTCGACACCGGGTACTGGCGCCAGGCGGTGGCCACCGTCATCCGCGCCAACTCCGAGGGCTCCACGGTGATCACGGAGGACGGCGTCACGAAGACCGACCCGCGCCCCGCGTCGGAGACGGAGGCGCGTGTCGAGGGCGTACAGCGCCTGATCGGCCGTATCACCCGCTACGAGGCCCGGATGCGGGCCGACGGCATCCTCGCCGAGAACCGCTACGTCACCTCGGTCGAGGCCTGGGACCTGGGCCGGGCCTCGAAGATGGCCCGCTGGGGCCTGGGCGCCCGCTTCGCCACCCTGCCGGAGACGGAGTCCGCGGTCGTCCGGGCGGGCCGGGCCGCCGCCCTCGCCTACCGCTCCTGGGCCGACTTCTCCACCGGCTACATCCTCGGCCGCTGTCTCCACTTCGACGAGGAGGAGTTCGGCGACTGGTACCAGGACATGGTCTCCGCGCACCGGATCCTGATGTCGGACGCGGGCAGTCCCTGGCTGAACATCCCTTTTCGGTAG
- a CDS encoding glycoside hydrolase family 26 protein, with protein sequence MRRRTFVTALGATVAASAVPGVARAATPLIAPTLTGRDPSASANAQKVYAFLVSLENAARSGTHPMTVIGQHVETQQELYNASYGDTGGTTFSGYYYKKAADITGKLSGFVEIDLGPGYGATGWGRYGDRSYNRPLGLPTGVRSWQYNDDAVDLAFGVWKGLPRTADGSYNPDGTMVRLDGTTASLANGGAASGIVGMSFHQPYPGSAVKSWSRVLTQVTGEHPGGDASYPLATLTTDQAWFDRVLDWESDTDEYRTLLADLSFLAATLSYFAAWDIPVLLRPYHEMNGDWFWWGGKTPASYKKLWRITYDYLVTTKGLHNLIFVWSPGAWDPQGDDVPWDYYPGADLVDVVGVDDYSPSASDLTHVYYTGLVDYAKPRVLAETYNMPITAAGSNALTRSPWVIWSTWGSGMTKTAINSNADVKATYYATDQVYTGGSGTGFGQNFAWGSVHAH encoded by the coding sequence TTGCGAAGACGTACGTTCGTCACCGCTCTCGGCGCCACCGTCGCCGCGTCCGCCGTACCGGGAGTGGCACGCGCGGCCACACCGCTCATAGCGCCGACGCTGACGGGCCGGGACCCGTCGGCGTCGGCGAACGCGCAGAAGGTCTACGCCTTCCTGGTGTCGCTGGAGAACGCGGCGCGCTCCGGAACGCATCCGATGACGGTCATCGGGCAACACGTCGAGACCCAGCAGGAGTTGTACAACGCGAGTTACGGGGACACGGGCGGCACGACGTTCTCGGGCTACTACTACAAGAAGGCCGCGGACATCACGGGCAAGCTGTCCGGCTTCGTCGAGATCGACCTCGGGCCCGGGTACGGCGCGACCGGCTGGGGGAGGTACGGGGACCGGTCCTACAACCGGCCGTTGGGGCTGCCGACGGGGGTGCGGTCCTGGCAGTACAACGACGACGCCGTCGACCTCGCCTTCGGGGTGTGGAAGGGCCTGCCGCGCACGGCGGACGGCAGCTACAACCCCGACGGCACCATGGTCCGGCTCGACGGGACCACCGCGTCCCTCGCCAACGGCGGCGCCGCTTCCGGGATCGTGGGCATGAGCTTCCACCAGCCGTACCCCGGTTCCGCGGTGAAGTCCTGGAGCCGGGTCCTCACCCAGGTCACGGGCGAGCACCCGGGCGGTGACGCGTCCTACCCGTTGGCGACGCTCACCACCGACCAGGCGTGGTTCGACCGCGTCCTCGACTGGGAGTCGGACACCGACGAGTACCGGACGCTCCTCGCGGACCTGTCCTTCCTGGCGGCCACGCTCTCGTACTTCGCCGCATGGGACATCCCCGTGCTCCTGCGGCCGTACCACGAGATGAACGGCGACTGGTTCTGGTGGGGCGGCAAGACCCCGGCGTCGTACAAGAAGCTGTGGCGGATCACGTACGACTACCTGGTGACGACGAAGGGCCTGCACAACCTGATCTTCGTCTGGTCGCCCGGGGCGTGGGACCCGCAGGGCGACGACGTGCCGTGGGACTACTACCCCGGGGCCGACCTCGTCGACGTCGTCGGCGTCGACGACTACAGCCCGTCCGCCTCGGACCTCACGCACGTGTATTACACGGGGCTGGTCGACTACGCGAAGCCGCGGGTGCTCGCGGAGACGTACAACATGCCGATCACGGCGGCCGGTTCGAACGCGCTGACCCGCAGCCCGTGGGTGATCTGGAGCACCTGGGGCTCCGGGATGACCAAGACGGCGATCAACTCGAACGCGGACGTGAAGGCGACGTACTACGCCACGGACCAGGTGTACACGGGCGGTTCGGGCACCGGGTTCGGGCAGAACTTCGCCTGGGGGTCGGTCCACGCGCACTGA
- a CDS encoding DUF4232 domain-containing protein, whose amino-acid sequence MRLLHAATALAATSALALALTACGNGSGNDTAGDQSSAPTSSATAADGAPAENAGDTKDAGSSTGGSGSSTGGGTGTGSSDGSGSSTGRCHTAGLDFSFGSGDGKVSSSDDQQHLAVVLKNKTSAACTIQGFPGVDLKSSGGNWSLTRSSTTPKKVTLAAGSSATFTISFLPWTQGSGTEFKATSVVVTPPNETTSASLAWPGGSVLLQDGATHPGTYTGPVGG is encoded by the coding sequence ATGCGTCTGCTCCACGCTGCCACCGCCCTCGCCGCCACATCCGCGCTCGCCCTGGCGCTCACCGCCTGCGGCAACGGCAGTGGCAACGACACCGCAGGCGACCAGTCGTCCGCACCGACGTCCTCGGCCACTGCGGCCGACGGCGCCCCGGCGGAGAACGCGGGTGACACCAAGGACGCGGGCAGCAGCACCGGTGGAAGCGGCAGCAGCACCGGTGGCGGTACGGGCACCGGCAGCAGTGACGGCAGCGGCTCCAGCACCGGCCGCTGCCACACCGCTGGGCTGGACTTCTCGTTCGGCTCCGGTGACGGCAAGGTCAGCAGCTCGGACGACCAGCAGCACCTGGCCGTGGTGCTGAAGAACAAGACGTCCGCCGCGTGCACCATCCAGGGCTTCCCCGGGGTCGACCTGAAGTCCTCCGGGGGCAACTGGTCACTGACCCGCAGCAGTACGACGCCCAAGAAGGTCACCCTGGCCGCCGGCAGCAGCGCGACGTTCACCATCAGCTTCCTGCCGTGGACCCAGGGCAGCGGCACCGAGTTCAAGGCCACCTCCGTCGTCGTCACCCCGCCGAACGAGACCACCTCGGCTTCCCTGGCCTGGCCCGGCGGCAGCGTCCTGCTCCAGGACGGCGCCACGCATCCCGGCACCTACACCGGCCCCGTCGGCGGCTGA
- a CDS encoding transposase family protein, producing MLVCPSAIDLSTVHLRHLSRVLAVRRRETGSRWRRLTPRRQALLALAHLRCGDTYAQLAAGFGIGIAAVYRYVREAIDVLAALAPTLNEAMVMARSKAYVILDGTVLPINRIAADRPYYSGKKRHHGMNVQVLTDPLGRLLWASPALPGATHDLTAAREHGIIDALAEAGLKCWADKAYQGAAGNVRVPFKGRRLKRWQRRHNTTHAKIRCVGEQAMATLKSWRLLRKVRCSTNRITAIVKAVLTLHLAAASG from the coding sequence GTGCTTGTCTGTCCGTCGGCCATCGATCTGTCCACCGTGCACCTCCGTCACCTGAGTCGGGTGCTGGCGGTGCGACGTCGGGAGACAGGCAGTCGGTGGCGGAGGCTGACTCCCCGACGCCAGGCCCTGCTCGCCCTGGCCCATCTGCGGTGTGGCGACACGTATGCGCAGCTCGCGGCCGGGTTCGGCATCGGGATTGCCGCGGTGTACCGCTACGTCCGCGAGGCGATCGACGTTCTGGCCGCGCTTGCACCCACGCTCAACGAGGCAATGGTGATGGCCCGTTCGAAGGCGTACGTGATCCTGGACGGCACCGTGCTGCCGATCAACCGGATCGCCGCCGACCGGCCCTACTACTCCGGTAAGAAGCGGCATCACGGTATGAACGTTCAGGTGCTGACCGATCCGCTCGGACGGCTGCTGTGGGCATCGCCCGCACTGCCCGGCGCGACACATGACCTGACGGCGGCACGCGAGCACGGAATCATTGACGCCCTTGCCGAGGCCGGCCTCAAGTGCTGGGCCGATAAGGCGTATCAGGGCGCGGCTGGGAACGTTCGAGTCCCGTTCAAGGGGCGACGCCTCAAGCGGTGGCAACGACGCCACAACACCACCCACGCCAAGATCCGCTGCGTCGGTGAGCAGGCCATGGCCACGCTCAAGAGCTGGCGTCTGCTGCGGAAGGTGCGCTGCAGCACCAACCGCATCACCGCGATCGTCAAGGCCGTGCTCACTCTGCACCTCGCAGCCGCGTCAGGATGA
- a CDS encoding ATP-binding protein yields MLSAATPIGPAEPWRCASRTPRTGTSEQEGAPTWTPPHTSPQIYRLRTPNSPTSPKTCRDLVALLLQVTGRPHHVDTARLLVSEIVTNVDLHTDSLAVRLEVVLRHDRLRVSVHDDALDAGPHQKPGDAYDENGRGLLLLTGLAQDWGVQHGATAHGIPGKRIWFELGEDRPMRSRHQPTESTEVSKPALSQ; encoded by the coding sequence GTGCTCAGTGCAGCCACGCCAATTGGCCCGGCCGAGCCATGGAGGTGTGCGTCGCGAACGCCCCGTACCGGCACGAGCGAACAAGAAGGAGCCCCCACATGGACCCCGCCCCACACCTCCCCACAGATCTACCGCCTCCGCACCCCCAACTCCCCCACCAGCCCCAAGACCTGCCGAGACCTCGTCGCCCTCCTCCTCCAGGTCACCGGCCGCCCGCACCACGTCGACACCGCCAGACTCCTGGTCTCCGAGATCGTCACGAACGTCGATCTCCACACCGACTCCCTGGCCGTACGCCTCGAAGTCGTCCTGCGCCACGACCGGTTACGTGTCTCGGTCCATGACGACGCCCTCGACGCCGGCCCCCACCAGAAACCCGGCGACGCGTACGACGAGAACGGCCGAGGTCTGCTTCTGCTCACCGGACTCGCCCAGGACTGGGGTGTGCAGCACGGCGCCACCGCACACGGGATCCCCGGCAAACGGATCTGGTTCGAACTCGGCGAGGATCGGCCTATGAGGTCACGGCATCAGCCGACCGAATCCACCGAGGTCTCGAAACCCGCGCTGTCGCAGTAG
- a CDS encoding GNAT family N-acetyltransferase, with protein sequence MFLEPLTPTEAGALPGELLTELTALYASNHAFHALSGDFPDPADIRPEQVATALADELADPDVEVLLARSAGRLVGIAITLGAHPDPEDDDPWIGLLMIDAAQQQRGQGRQLASLVEDRFREAGRTAVRLAVLDNNPDALAFWTALGYAVIDHRPDRQLGRPCAVLRKLLRKVRHSARVAVLDPAGSVLLFRYDDAGTGTFWALPGGGLEGDETPREGALRELHEETGWTDLEPGPLLHTREVDFAFSGTPVHQHERVYVTHGPHREPTGAHLAAAHATDGILGWRWWTREELRGTTETVWPAELALLLDAFEQQS encoded by the coding sequence ATGTTCCTCGAACCGCTCACGCCGACCGAGGCCGGCGCACTCCCCGGCGAACTCCTCACCGAACTCACCGCCCTCTACGCCTCCAACCACGCGTTCCACGCGCTCAGCGGCGACTTCCCCGACCCGGCGGACATCCGGCCCGAGCAGGTGGCGACCGCGTTGGCCGACGAGTTGGCCGACCCGGACGTGGAGGTGCTGCTCGCGCGCAGTGCCGGGCGGCTCGTCGGGATCGCGATCACCCTCGGGGCGCATCCCGACCCGGAGGACGACGACCCCTGGATCGGCCTGCTGATGATCGACGCCGCGCAGCAACAGCGGGGGCAGGGACGGCAGTTGGCGTCCCTCGTCGAGGACCGCTTCCGCGAGGCCGGCCGAACCGCCGTACGCCTGGCCGTACTCGACAACAACCCCGACGCCCTCGCCTTCTGGACCGCCCTCGGCTACGCCGTCATCGACCACCGCCCGGACCGCCAACTCGGCCGCCCCTGCGCCGTGTTGCGCAAGCTGCTCCGCAAGGTCCGCCACTCCGCCCGCGTCGCCGTACTCGACCCGGCCGGCTCCGTCCTCCTCTTCCGCTACGACGATGCCGGGACCGGCACCTTCTGGGCCCTGCCCGGCGGTGGCCTGGAAGGGGACGAGACCCCGCGCGAGGGCGCCCTGCGGGAACTGCACGAGGAGACCGGCTGGACCGACCTGGAGCCCGGACCCCTGCTGCACACCAGGGAGGTCGACTTCGCCTTCTCCGGCACGCCGGTGCACCAACACGAACGCGTCTATGTCACCCACGGCCCCCATCGCGAACCCACCGGCGCCCACCTCGCCGCCGCCCACGCCACGGACGGCATCCTCGGCTGGCGGTGGTGGACACGGGAGGAGCTGCGCGGGACGACGGAGACCGTGTGGCCGGCCGAACTCGCTCTGCTGCTCGACGCGTTCGAGCAGCAGAGCTGA
- a CDS encoding M1 family metallopeptidase, producing the protein MPRSVRPLPTVTACALALLLTACSGTAGVQGTAGSAGVHDPYFPKAGNGGYDVTHYDLTLAYTPTTHALTATTTITARATTRLSAFDLDLKGMKVNSLTVEGKKASWTRTGQEVTVHPPATLPQGKTFRTTVDYSGTPETITDPDGSEEGWLRTADGALALGEPTGAMAWFPSDNHPSDKATYAITITVPKGLQAVSNGELRTETTTADGRTTYTWRTTHPMATYLAAVAIGHYDITRTTTRNGLPVYTAVDPHEAEASRKVLARLPEIMEWEEYNFGPYPFSSTGAIVDRRGDAGYALETQNRPFFPGAPDTATLVHELAHQWYGDSVTPKTWRDMWLNEGFATYAEWLWFEDHDGDTAQQTFDALYQGDHDEIWAFPPARPTSAAHISDSPVYERGAMVLHKIRRTVGDARFYDIVQGWAAAHRHGNANTADFTAYVERMAPGRDFSGIWKDWLYGDGKPARP; encoded by the coding sequence ATGCCCAGATCTGTACGGCCCCTCCCCACGGTCACCGCCTGCGCACTCGCCCTCCTCCTGACGGCGTGCAGCGGGACGGCAGGCGTACAGGGCACCGCCGGCAGCGCGGGCGTACACGACCCGTACTTCCCGAAGGCGGGCAACGGCGGCTACGACGTGACCCACTACGACCTGACCCTCGCCTACACCCCCACTACCCACGCGCTGACCGCCACGACGACGATCACGGCCCGGGCCACCACCCGCCTGTCCGCCTTCGACCTGGACCTCAAGGGCATGAAGGTCAACTCGCTGACGGTGGAGGGCAAGAAGGCCTCCTGGACCCGCACCGGCCAGGAAGTGACGGTCCACCCACCCGCCACCCTCCCCCAGGGCAAGACGTTCAGGACGACGGTCGACTACTCCGGCACCCCCGAGACGATCACCGACCCCGACGGCTCGGAGGAGGGCTGGCTGCGCACGGCGGACGGCGCCCTGGCCCTCGGCGAACCGACCGGCGCGATGGCGTGGTTCCCGAGCGACAACCACCCCTCCGACAAGGCGACGTACGCCATCACGATCACCGTGCCGAAGGGCCTCCAGGCGGTCTCCAACGGCGAGTTGAGGACGGAGACGACCACGGCCGACGGCCGTACGACGTACACCTGGCGCACCACACACCCCATGGCGACATACCTGGCCGCGGTCGCGATCGGCCACTACGACATCACCCGCACCACCACGAGGAACGGCCTCCCCGTGTACACGGCGGTGGACCCGCACGAGGCGGAGGCGAGCCGCAAGGTACTGGCTCGGCTCCCCGAGATCATGGAGTGGGAGGAGTACAACTTCGGCCCGTACCCCTTCTCCTCCACCGGCGCGATCGTCGACCGCCGCGGCGACGCGGGCTACGCCCTGGAGACCCAGAACCGCCCGTTCTTCCCCGGTGCCCCCGACACCGCCACCCTCGTCCACGAACTCGCCCACCAGTGGTACGGCGACTCCGTCACCCCGAAGACCTGGCGCGACATGTGGCTCAACGAGGGCTTCGCGACCTACGCGGAGTGGCTCTGGTTCGAGGACCACGACGGCGACACCGCCCAGCAGACCTTCGACGCGCTCTACCAGGGCGACCACGACGAGATCTGGGCCTTCCCACCGGCCCGCCCCACCTCCGCCGCCCACATCTCCGACAGCCCCGTCTACGAACGCGGCGCGATGGTCCTCCACAAGATCCGCCGCACGGTCGGCGACGCGCGCTTCTACGACATCGTCCAGGGCTGGGCAGCCGCACACCGCCACGGCAACGCGAACACGGCGGACTTCACGGCGTACGTGGAACGGATGGCGCCGGGACGGGACTTCAGCGGAATCTGGAAGGACTGGCTGTACGGGGACGGGAAGCCGGCGCGTCCCTGA
- a CDS encoding pentapeptide repeat-containing protein, with protein sequence MARRATGGTSGTGRTGGVKGARRPEVRLPALEAYGGGELEPDGDYDGLQFRDEDFVGQDGGGARFMDCALTDCALDETRLHHARVLDSVLTGIRGVGTDLAESTLRDVEVVDARMGGVQLHGAVLERVVIRGGKIDYLNLRKARLRDVVFESCVLVEPDFLDARLERVEFVDCVLKGADFTGVTLTDVDLRGVAELEIARGVERLSGAVISMGQLLDLAPVLAVQMGIRVEG encoded by the coding sequence ATGGCGAGGAGAGCGACGGGCGGGACGAGTGGGACGGGCCGGACAGGTGGCGTGAAGGGGGCACGGCGGCCGGAGGTGCGGCTGCCGGCTCTGGAGGCTTACGGCGGCGGGGAGTTGGAGCCGGACGGGGACTACGACGGGCTGCAGTTCCGGGACGAGGACTTCGTCGGGCAGGACGGCGGGGGCGCCCGCTTCATGGACTGCGCACTGACGGACTGCGCGCTGGACGAGACGCGACTGCATCACGCCCGCGTACTGGACTCCGTCCTCACCGGCATACGGGGTGTCGGCACCGACCTCGCGGAGTCGACCCTGCGCGACGTCGAGGTGGTCGACGCCAGGATGGGCGGCGTGCAGCTCCACGGCGCGGTGCTGGAGCGGGTGGTGATCCGCGGCGGCAAGATCGACTACCTGAACCTGCGCAAGGCGAGACTCCGCGACGTCGTCTTCGAGAGCTGCGTCCTCGTCGAACCGGACTTCCTCGACGCCCGTCTGGAGCGCGTCGAGTTCGTGGATTGCGTGCTCAAGGGGGCGGACTTCACGGGGGTGACGCTCACGGACGTCGATCTGCGGGGGGTGGCGGAGCTGGAGATCGCGCGGGGGGTGGAGCGGTTGTCCGGGGCGGTGATCAGCATGGGGCAACTGCTGGATCTGGCACCGGTGTTGGCTGTGCAGATGGGGATTCGGGTGGAGGGATGA
- a CDS encoding NAD(P)-binding protein, protein MHRITVIGGGLAGLTAAIAAAEAGAEVTVYEAHHTLGGRARTAEGPYRTNDGPHALHSRGPHWTWLRRRGLLGTPAPVPVSAAGRFRLRHHGVLRRTPPLPMLRLLHRCVRQQAPVDVDFMTWATGVAGAEAARAAAHRAAGVLFHHDPGALSAAFVRERLLRAVRVPAEARRPRGGWATVVDRMAARAWQLGVRVETLSRVDTLPMDTPVVVATSLDAARRLLGDDSLTWTSGRTALLDLALRTRRGDPFAVSDLDSPGWVEWSSARDRSLAPAGEQLLQAQVPIAPYETKADGVARAEELLDLGFRGWRERVVWWRAGVASGRTGAVDLPGRSWRDRPGVDRGDGVYLAGDQVAAPGVLSEVSFNSALTAVSLALAAPGPASRTLVPARRTLDLKHT, encoded by the coding sequence ATGCACCGCATCACCGTCATCGGCGGCGGCCTCGCCGGGCTCACCGCCGCGATCGCCGCGGCCGAGGCGGGCGCCGAGGTCACCGTGTACGAGGCCCATCACACCCTCGGCGGGCGGGCGCGGACCGCCGAGGGGCCGTACCGGACGAACGACGGTCCGCACGCCCTCCACAGCCGCGGCCCGCACTGGACCTGGCTGCGGCGGCGCGGGCTGCTCGGGACGCCCGCGCCGGTTCCGGTGTCCGCCGCGGGCCGGTTCCGGCTGCGGCATCACGGCGTCCTGCGCCGGACGCCGCCCCTGCCGATGCTGCGGCTGCTCCATCGCTGTGTTCGTCAACAGGCGCCCGTGGACGTCGACTTCATGACCTGGGCGACCGGTGTCGCCGGCGCGGAAGCCGCCCGGGCCGCCGCGCACCGGGCCGCCGGCGTCCTCTTCCACCACGACCCCGGCGCCCTGTCCGCCGCCTTCGTGCGGGAGCGGCTGCTGCGTGCCGTCCGGGTGCCGGCCGAGGCGCGCCGTCCGCGCGGTGGCTGGGCGACCGTCGTCGACCGGATGGCCGCGCGGGCCTGGCAACTGGGCGTGCGCGTGGAGACGTTGTCCCGGGTCGACACCTTGCCCATGGACACGCCCGTCGTCGTCGCCACCTCCCTCGACGCCGCCCGCCGCCTCCTCGGCGACGACTCGCTGACGTGGACGAGCGGGCGTACGGCCCTCCTCGATCTGGCGCTCCGCACGCGCCGGGGCGATCCCTTCGCCGTCTCCGATCTCGACTCGCCGGGGTGGGTCGAGTGGTCCAGCGCGCGGGACCGTTCCCTCGCTCCGGCCGGGGAGCAGCTCCTCCAGGCGCAGGTCCCGATCGCGCCGTACGAGACGAAGGCCGACGGTGTGGCCCGTGCGGAGGAGTTGCTCGACCTGGGGTTCCGGGGCTGGCGGGAGCGGGTGGTCTGGTGGCGGGCGGGGGTCGCGAGCGGGCGTACCGGAGCGGTGGATCTGCCCGGCAGGAGTTGGCGGGACCGGCCCGGTGTCGATCGCGGGGACGGTGTCTATCTCGCGGGTGACCAGGTGGCGGCGCCGGGTGTGCTGTCCGAGGTGTCCTTCAACAGTGCCCTGACGGCGGTGTCGCTGGCGCTGGCGGCACCGGGCCCCGCGTCACGGACTCTCGTGCCGGCCCGGCGGACGCTTGACCTCAAGCACACTTGA
- a CDS encoding zinc-binding dehydrogenase, translating into MHAIRLHAFGPAENLTYETTVADPSPAPGQVRIAVAAAGVHLLDTVLRKGERGPLPELPALPTVPGREVAGVVESLGDGVAGLWLGKRVVAHLGFAPGGYAELAVVDVDRVHEIPANLDFAQAVAMIGTGRTAMGIVQFGELGTDSLVVVPAAAGGLGTLLVQYATHAGATVVGLAGGAEKVALVRANGADLAVDYTDPEWPGKVRAWLGGRHATLVFDGVGGDVAREAVGLLGDGGRHVVFGWSSGEPYALEGVSEQVLGPVMMRKAGGPSPVRTLELRALAEAAAGRLVPAVRRFPLAGAADAHRALETRGTTGKVVLEP; encoded by the coding sequence ATGCATGCCATACGACTGCACGCCTTCGGCCCGGCCGAGAACCTCACCTACGAAACAACCGTCGCCGACCCCTCCCCAGCCCCCGGCCAGGTCCGTATCGCCGTCGCGGCGGCCGGAGTCCATCTCCTCGACACCGTGCTGCGGAAGGGCGAGCGGGGTCCGTTGCCCGAGCTGCCCGCGCTTCCCACCGTCCCGGGCCGCGAGGTCGCCGGTGTCGTCGAGTCGCTCGGGGACGGGGTCGCCGGGCTCTGGCTCGGGAAGCGGGTGGTCGCGCATCTCGGGTTCGCGCCGGGCGGGTACGCCGAGTTGGCCGTGGTCGATGTCGACCGGGTGCACGAGATCCCGGCGAACCTGGACTTCGCGCAGGCCGTCGCGATGATCGGGACGGGGCGTACGGCGATGGGGATCGTGCAGTTCGGCGAGCTGGGGACGGATTCCCTGGTCGTCGTTCCGGCCGCCGCCGGGGGACTCGGCACCCTGCTCGTGCAGTACGCCACGCACGCCGGTGCCACGGTCGTCGGTCTTGCGGGCGGGGCGGAGAAGGTCGCCCTCGTGCGCGCGAACGGCGCCGATCTCGCCGTCGACTACACGGATCCGGAGTGGCCGGGGAAGGTCCGGGCCTGGCTGGGCGGGCGGCACGCGACCCTCGTGTTCGACGGGGTGGGAGGCGATGTGGCGCGGGAGGCCGTCGGGCTGCTCGGGGACGGTGGGCGGCATGTCGTCTTCGGGTGGTCGAGCGGGGAGCCGTATGCCCTCGAAGGGGTGTCCGAACAGGTGCTCGGGCCCGTGATGATGCGGAAGGCCGGCGGGCCCAGTCCGGTCCGGACGCTGGAGTTGCGGGCGCTCGCCGAGGCCGCGGCGGGGCGGCTCGTGCCTGCCGTACGGCGGTTTCCGCTGGCCGGGGCGGCGGACGCGCACCGGGCGCTGGAGACACGGGGGACGACCGGGAAGGTGGTGCTGGAGCCATGA